One genomic region from Cetobacterium sp. 8H encodes:
- the pstA gene encoding phosphate ABC transporter permease PstA: MNILKGRSGQTIEFFIKAIALLSILPIFFILGYILYKGAPSISWEFLTEVPKKGMRAGGIFPAIIGTIYLTLGTIAVSVPFGVLTGVYLVEYAKDNLLTRIINLTIVNLAGIPSIIYGLFGMALFVIYFNLGVSIISGSLTLGIMCLPVIITATREALLAVPNSLREASLALGATKWETISKIIIPAALPGISTGVILSISRAAGETAPILFTAAAFYLPFLPESIFDQVMALPYHLYVISTQVPNMPASNMHGTLFVLVFITVGFNLIGAYIRNKFEK; the protein is encoded by the coding sequence ATGAATATTTTAAAAGGAAGAAGTGGTCAAACTATAGAATTTTTTATAAAAGCAATCGCTTTACTCTCTATTTTACCAATATTTTTTATCTTAGGATATATTTTGTATAAAGGAGCACCATCAATAAGCTGGGAATTCTTAACAGAAGTTCCAAAAAAAGGGATGAGAGCTGGAGGAATTTTCCCAGCTATTATTGGAACTATTTATCTAACTCTTGGTACGATTGCCGTATCCGTTCCTTTTGGAGTTTTAACTGGTGTTTATTTAGTTGAATATGCTAAAGACAATCTATTAACTAGAATCATTAACTTGACTATAGTCAATCTAGCCGGTATCCCTAGTATTATTTATGGATTATTTGGAATGGCACTTTTCGTAATATATTTTAACTTAGGAGTTTCGATTATATCTGGTTCTCTTACTTTAGGAATTATGTGTTTACCTGTTATTATTACAGCTACAAGAGAAGCTTTGCTAGCTGTTCCTAATAGTTTAAGAGAAGCTTCGTTGGCATTAGGAGCTACAAAATGGGAAACTATTTCTAAAATTATTATCCCTGCTGCTCTTCCTGGTATATCTACTGGTGTAATTTTAAGTATATCTAGAGCGGCTGGAGAAACTGCACCGATATTATTTACTGCGGCAGCTTTCTATCTACCGTTTTTACCTGAATCTATATTTGATCAAGTTATGGCGCTTCCTTACCATCTATATGTAATTTCTACACAGGTGCCTAATATGCCTGCATCAAATATGCATGGAACATTGTTTGTTCTTGTCTTTATAACAGTTGGTTTCAATCTTATTGGAGCTTATATCAGAAATAAATTCGAAAAATAA
- the pstC gene encoding phosphate ABC transporter permease subunit PstC, which produces MFNLRKLKDSTMTGVNSLVGIFNILIVLLIFIFILINSLEFFREYPVSNFFFGTDWISLSGKYGLLPLLVGSFWVTIVALGISIPIGIVTTIYLSEFASSKTRKTLKITIETMSALPSVVLGYLGLYVLSGFIKDTFGLTSGLNALTGGIMLSFMAIPTIVSLSDDALNALDKSYREASLALGANKLETVFKILLPAAFPGIFAGIMLGFGRIIGETMAVLMITGNAPIMASSPLSPVRTLTATIAAEMGEVVKGSEHYHALFAIGLVLFAISFLTNSIADKYIRKSRKLMGK; this is translated from the coding sequence ATGTTTAATTTAAGAAAGCTTAAAGATTCTACCATGACTGGTGTTAATTCTTTGGTTGGTATCTTTAACATTCTAATTGTTTTGCTTATATTTATTTTTATTTTAATTAACAGTTTGGAATTTTTCAGAGAATATCCTGTTTCTAATTTTTTCTTTGGAACTGATTGGATCTCTCTTTCTGGAAAGTATGGTTTACTACCTCTTTTGGTTGGTTCGTTTTGGGTAACTATCGTTGCTCTTGGAATTTCTATTCCTATCGGAATAGTTACAACTATATATCTTTCAGAATTTGCTAGTAGCAAAACTAGAAAAACTCTAAAAATAACAATTGAAACTATGTCTGCTCTTCCATCAGTTGTTTTAGGTTATCTAGGGCTTTATGTTCTTTCAGGATTCATAAAAGATACTTTTGGATTGACTAGTGGATTAAATGCTTTAACTGGTGGAATCATGCTTTCATTCATGGCTATTCCTACTATTGTAAGTTTATCAGATGATGCTTTGAATGCTTTAGACAAATCTTATAGAGAAGCTTCTCTTGCCCTTGGAGCAAATAAACTAGAAACAGTTTTTAAAATTTTACTTCCTGCTGCTTTCCCAGGTATTTTTGCAGGAATTATGCTAGGATTCGGTAGAATAATTGGTGAAACTATGGCTGTTCTAATGATTACAGGAAATGCTCCTATTATGGCATCTTCACCTCTTTCACCTGTTAGAACTCTAACAGCTACAATAGCTGCAGAAATGGGTGAAGTTGTTAAAGGCAGCGAGCACTACCATGCTCTGTTCGCAATTGGATTAGTTCTATTTGCTATAAGTTTCCTAACTAATAGTATTGCTGACAAATATATTCGTAAATCAAGAAAATTAATGGGAAAATAG
- a CDS encoding phosphate ABC transporter substrate-binding protein codes for MKKFFMIGLIGLMGLNSTHAMASKIVQVKGSDTIVNVSQYIAEEYMGKNKDARIAVTGGGSGVGISSLINGTADIGMASRSIKPKELEAAKAKGEEIKEVVLGYDGITAIVNQKNGIKNLTHQDLAKIFRGEITNWKQLGGDDATIVVLSRDSSSGTHEFFKEHIIREENTKKDAEYGEKTLYMPSNEAIKQEVKNNKYAIGYIGMGYVDNSVKSLSIDSVEPTVENVSTKKYPIAREVFWYVKNTDNKDVNNLVDFALSKDGQKIVADEGFVPVK; via the coding sequence ATGAAAAAATTTTTTATGATTGGATTGATAGGACTTATGGGGTTAAATTCTACACACGCAATGGCTTCTAAAATAGTTCAGGTAAAGGGATCGGATACAATAGTAAATGTTTCTCAGTACATAGCAGAGGAATACATGGGGAAAAATAAAGATGCAAGAATAGCTGTAACTGGTGGAGGATCAGGAGTAGGAATATCATCTTTAATAAATGGAACTGCTGATATTGGAATGGCTTCAAGAAGTATAAAACCAAAAGAGTTAGAAGCTGCTAAAGCAAAAGGTGAAGAAATAAAAGAAGTAGTTTTAGGATATGATGGAATAACAGCTATTGTAAATCAAAAAAATGGTATTAAAAATTTAACACATCAAGATTTAGCTAAAATTTTCAGAGGAGAAATAACAAACTGGAAACAATTAGGTGGAGATGATGCAACAATAGTTGTTCTTTCAAGAGATTCTTCTTCAGGAACTCATGAGTTTTTCAAAGAGCACATAATAAGAGAAGAGAATACGAAAAAAGATGCCGAATATGGAGAAAAGACTTTATATATGCCTTCAAACGAAGCGATAAAACAAGAGGTAAAAAATAACAAATATGCTATCGGTTATATTGGTATGGGATATGTAGATAACTCTGTAAAAAGTTTAAGTATAGATTCTGTAGAACCAACAGTTGAAAATGTATCAACTAAAAAGTATCCAATAGCTAGAGAAGTGTTCTGGTATGTTAAAAATACAGATAATAAAGATGTAAATAATTTAGTAGATTTTGCACTGTCAAAAGATGGTCAAAAGATAGTTGCTGATGAAGGTTTTGTTCCAGTAAAATAA
- a CDS encoding response regulator transcription factor: MKVLVVEDDLEIQALINYYFTKEGYEVTVASDGLEGLKYLKKEKHELIILDLMLPNLDGTNFTKIVKEMDEEYGTPYIIMLTAKTEVEDVLKGLEIGADDYMKKPFDPRELLLRGKKLLNKQEKNKKIRNRFLTLEIDEDKHLVTNEGIEIELSKKEYDLLLLLIKNRGIVVSREKILDKVWGSNYYTGDRTVDVYISKLREKMPFLMECIKTVKGVGYRLEEKR; the protein is encoded by the coding sequence ATGAAAGTATTAGTAGTAGAGGACGATTTAGAAATACAAGCATTAATAAACTATTATTTTACAAAAGAAGGCTACGAAGTGACTGTAGCATCGGATGGTTTAGAAGGTCTTAAATATTTAAAAAAAGAAAAGCATGAACTTATAATTCTAGATTTGATGCTTCCTAATTTGGATGGAACTAATTTTACAAAAATAGTAAAAGAGATGGATGAAGAATATGGAACTCCTTATATAATAATGCTTACAGCAAAAACAGAAGTGGAGGATGTTTTAAAAGGATTAGAGATAGGGGCGGACGATTACATGAAAAAACCTTTTGATCCTAGAGAATTGCTATTGAGAGGAAAAAAACTTTTAAATAAACAAGAAAAAAATAAAAAAATAAGAAATAGATTTCTTACTTTAGAAATAGATGAGGATAAACATTTAGTTACTAATGAAGGGATAGAAATAGAACTTTCTAAAAAAGAGTATGATTTATTACTACTTTTAATTAAAAATAGAGGAATAGTTGTGAGTAGAGAGAAAATTCTTGATAAGGTTTGGGGAAGTAATTACTATACGGGAGATAGAACTGTTGATGTATATATTTCTAAATTAAGAGAAAAAATGCCATTTTTAATGGAATGTATAAAAACTGTGAAAGGAGTTGGATACAGATTAGAAGAAAAGAGATAA
- a CDS encoding cell wall metabolism sensor histidine kinase WalK, producing the protein MYKNCERSWIQIRRKEIIALLFIILIEILFIISNISFLSSLYKDSVKNSLRDNVFIISNLIKEYDKQKYQKIFKNSDVRFNIIHEDGVVIYDSKKYDKEYELENHGARKEVLALQNNEMGFDIRKSSVSDEVTAYYAEKEINKDGETIIVRVSKSYGSTQKILRVILLAEILFFTLLNIVIHSFYKNYLKRDVYRKIEIIEKYLKDEGRGGTLYFEKDPWILNLWDIVQKWQEKNLENIVELNREKRILHQIITSIDASICLFDDRFKLIIKNTRFNYLYEKDKMSYLDLIKDIEIIDIMKRTIEQKQNQKSEVYIPRLKRYFSVNIKFLDQDQRYLLSVKDITQTKGMIEVQKTFISNISHELKTPLTNIKGYVIALEDAPELLKLQFIKTIKNNIDKLENIIVDFLNITKIESSKIVNIEKISVERLKMELNLALSERIKSSGALITYNLNLLNKHGELNIDFEKVLTIIKNLVENAIVYRGSKIPEIEISIIETKSKYKIGIKDNGIGMAPEDVEKIFERFYRVDKARTSNKAGTGLGLSIVKELVEICGGKIDVLSKEGKGSIFIFTILK; encoded by the coding sequence ATGTATAAAAACTGTGAAAGGAGTTGGATACAGATTAGAAGAAAAGAGATAATTGCACTTTTATTTATTATTTTAATAGAAATTTTATTTATAATATCAAATATATCTTTTTTATCAAGCCTTTATAAAGATAGTGTAAAAAATAGTTTAAGAGATAATGTTTTTATTATATCTAATTTAATAAAAGAGTATGACAAACAAAAATATCAGAAAATTTTTAAAAATTCAGATGTACGTTTTAATATAATACATGAGGATGGAGTTGTTATTTATGACTCTAAAAAATATGATAAAGAGTATGAACTTGAAAATCATGGTGCTCGAAAAGAAGTTTTAGCTCTACAAAATAATGAGATGGGGTTTGATATAAGAAAAAGCTCGGTTTCTGATGAAGTGACAGCATATTATGCTGAGAAAGAAATAAATAAAGATGGAGAAACTATAATTGTTAGAGTCTCTAAAAGTTATGGAAGCACACAAAAAATATTAAGGGTTATACTACTTGCAGAAATATTATTTTTTACTCTTTTGAATATAGTTATACACTCTTTTTATAAAAACTATTTAAAAAGAGATGTATATAGAAAAATAGAAATTATTGAAAAATACTTAAAGGATGAAGGAAGAGGCGGGACTCTTTATTTTGAGAAAGATCCATGGATCCTAAATCTTTGGGATATAGTCCAAAAATGGCAAGAGAAAAATCTTGAGAACATAGTTGAGTTAAATCGTGAAAAGCGTATTTTACACCAAATTATAACCTCAATAGATGCTTCGATATGTCTGTTTGATGATAGATTTAAATTAATAATTAAAAATACTCGTTTTAATTATCTTTATGAAAAAGATAAAATGAGTTATTTGGATTTAATAAAAGATATTGAAATAATAGATATTATGAAAAGAACGATAGAACAAAAACAAAATCAAAAATCAGAGGTATATATACCTAGATTAAAAAGATATTTTAGTGTAAATATAAAATTTTTAGATCAAGATCAAAGATATCTTTTATCAGTTAAAGATATAACACAAACTAAAGGTATGATAGAAGTTCAAAAGACATTTATAAGTAATATAAGTCATGAACTAAAAACGCCTTTAACAAATATAAAAGGGTATGTTATAGCTTTAGAAGATGCTCCTGAATTATTAAAATTACAATTTATAAAAACTATAAAAAACAATATTGATAAATTAGAAAATATTATAGTAGATTTTTTAAATATAACAAAAATAGAAAGTTCAAAAATTGTAAATATTGAAAAAATTTCAGTAGAAAGATTAAAAATGGAATTGAATTTAGCGCTTAGTGAAAGAATAAAAAGTAGTGGAGCACTTATAACTTATAATTTGAATCTCCTAAATAAACATGGAGAATTGAATATTGACTTTGAAAAAGTACTGACAATAATTAAAAATTTAGTAGAAAATGCTATAGTTTATAGAGGGAGTAAAATACCAGAAATAGAGATTTCTATAATAGAAACTAAAAGTAAGTATAAAATAGGAATAAAAGATAATGGTATTGGAATGGCTCCAGAAGATGTAGAAAAAATATTTGAAAGATTTTATAGAGTCGATAAAGCTAGAACAAGTAATAAAGCTGGTACAGGTTTAGGACTCTCAATAGTTAAAGAATTAGTCGAAATCTGTGGTGGAAAAATAGATGTTTTATCAAAAGAGGGTAAAGGGAGTATCTTCATATTTACTATTTTGAAATAA
- the trpS gene encoding tryptophan--tRNA ligase, with the protein MKRSISGIQPSGILHLGNYFGAMKQFIDNQDSYEGFYFIADYHSLTSLTDPKTLRENSYNIVLDYLALGLDPEKSTIFLQSDVPEHTELTWLLSNITPVGLLERGHSYKDKTAKGFSANTGLLTYPVLMAADILMYDADIVPVGKDQKQHLEMTRDIAMKFNQQYEVELFKLPEPQILESLAVVPGTDGQKMSKSYGNTINMFASKKELKKQVMSIVTDSTPLEESKNPDNNITKLYELFATKEQVEEMKAKFVAGNYGYGHAKTELLNAILDYFKDARERREELVNNMEYVEEVLAKGALKARTLAKEKITKAKLAVGLAGNAYK; encoded by the coding sequence ATGAAAAGAAGTATTTCAGGTATTCAACCTAGCGGAATATTACATTTAGGTAATTATTTCGGTGCTATGAAACAGTTTATTGACAATCAAGACAGCTATGAAGGATTTTATTTTATCGCTGACTATCATTCACTAACTTCTCTTACTGATCCAAAAACATTAAGAGAAAACTCTTACAATATCGTATTAGATTATTTAGCTCTTGGACTTGATCCTGAAAAATCAACTATTTTTCTACAATCAGATGTTCCTGAGCATACAGAATTAACTTGGTTACTTTCTAATATAACTCCAGTTGGTCTTTTAGAAAGAGGTCACTCATATAAAGATAAAACTGCAAAAGGATTTAGTGCTAATACTGGATTACTTACATATCCAGTTCTTATGGCTGCTGATATTTTAATGTATGACGCTGATATCGTTCCAGTTGGTAAAGACCAAAAGCAGCATCTTGAGATGACAAGAGATATTGCTATGAAATTCAATCAACAATATGAAGTAGAACTTTTCAAACTTCCAGAACCTCAAATTTTAGAATCACTTGCTGTTGTTCCTGGGACAGATGGACAAAAGATGAGTAAATCTTATGGAAATACCATCAATATGTTTGCATCTAAAAAAGAATTAAAAAAACAAGTTATGAGTATTGTTACAGATTCTACTCCATTAGAAGAAAGTAAAAACCCTGATAACAACATTACAAAACTTTATGAACTATTTGCTACTAAAGAACAAGTTGAAGAAATGAAAGCTAAATTCGTTGCAGGTAACTACGGATATGGACATGCTAAGACTGAGCTTTTAAACGCTATTCTTGATTACTTTAAAGATGCTAGAGAAAGAAGAGAAGAGCTTGTTAACAACATGGAATATGTTGAAGAAGTTTTAGCAAAAGGAGCTCTTAAAGCTAGAACACTTGCTAAAGAAAAAATAACAAAAGCTAAATTAGCGGTTGGACTTGCAGGAAATGCTTACAAATAG